In a single window of the Nocardiopsis composta genome:
- a CDS encoding metal ABC transporter substrate-binding protein, whose product MRTGKSVKIAAACSAGLLLAAGCGSGDGGSGPGGDGPAIVTGVYPLQWLAEQVSGDPGAVSNLTEPGAEPHDLELTGRQTGEVTDADVVFYVSGLQPAVDDAVAQSGTEGALDVADLVELRPAGGDDGHGEEGHDHDHGEEEHAEEEHDHGEFDPHMWLDTGLMAEAADGLADRLAEVDPDGAEAYRANAEQVRAELEEIGAEYDEGLAECDGRTLVVNHAAFGYLAAAHDLEQISVSGIDPDSEPSPARIAEVSDLVKEHDVTTVFTETLVSPEVAETIAEEAGAETAVLDPLEGITDESPGDDYPSVMRGNLESLRGGLGCS is encoded by the coding sequence ATGAGAACTGGGAAGTCGGTCAAGATCGCCGCGGCCTGCTCCGCGGGCCTCCTGCTCGCCGCCGGGTGCGGCTCCGGGGACGGCGGCTCGGGTCCGGGCGGGGACGGTCCGGCGATCGTCACCGGGGTCTACCCCCTGCAGTGGCTCGCCGAGCAGGTCTCCGGCGACCCGGGCGCGGTGAGCAACCTGACCGAGCCGGGCGCCGAGCCGCACGACCTCGAACTGACCGGCCGGCAGACCGGCGAGGTCACCGACGCCGACGTCGTCTTCTACGTCTCCGGCCTGCAGCCGGCGGTGGACGACGCGGTCGCCCAGTCCGGCACCGAGGGCGCGCTGGACGTCGCCGACCTGGTCGAGCTCCGCCCCGCCGGCGGGGACGACGGCCACGGGGAAGAGGGCCACGACCACGACCACGGCGAGGAGGAGCACGCCGAGGAGGAGCACGACCACGGCGAGTTCGACCCGCACATGTGGCTGGACACCGGACTGATGGCCGAGGCCGCGGACGGCCTGGCCGACCGGCTCGCCGAGGTCGACCCGGACGGCGCCGAGGCCTACCGGGCCAACGCCGAGCAGGTCCGCGCCGAGCTGGAGGAGATCGGCGCCGAGTACGACGAGGGCCTCGCCGAGTGCGACGGCCGCACCCTGGTGGTCAACCACGCCGCGTTCGGCTACCTGGCCGCCGCGCACGACCTGGAGCAGATCAGCGTCTCCGGCATCGATCCCGACTCCGAGCCCTCCCCGGCCCGCATCGCCGAGGTCTCCGACCTGGTCAAGGAGCACGACGTGACGACCGTGTTCACCGAGACCCTGGTGAGCCCCGAGGTGGCCGAGACCATCGCCGAGGAGGCCGGCGCGGAGACCGCGGTGCTCGACCCGCTGGAGGGGATCACCGACGAGTCCCCCGGCGACGACTACCCCTCGGTGATGCGCGGCAACCTGGAATCGCTCCGCGGCGGCCTCGGCTGCTCCTGA
- a CDS encoding TrkH family potassium uptake protein yields MQRRRPASGGLLSRGDRRLRRVFREGASRGPWRSPATLFLLLFATVDFIGATLLTLPAAHAEGHGLGFVEALFTSTSALSVCGLAVIDLGADLSLFGQTVVMALIQVGGIGIMSLASLLGVAVLHRFGLRMRLTLQEETRIMQVGDVRGLVRRIILVSLGCEAAVAALLAPRLWLVHGEDLPDALYLAVFHAVSAFNNAGLALYPDSLVRFAADPVMLPALAVASIIGGLGFPVLLELRRHLHRHRRWSLHAKLTIVTTSLLYLGGAAAVTGLEWTNPGTLGGMPWWQRILDGSFHGVMPRSGGFNVVDVGAMNDATLLVTMMLMFVGGGSAGTAGGIKVVTLAVVFLVVWSEIRGRPNVHVFGRKLAPEVIRQSLSLLFLSMTVVVLSTVLLLSTTPFDLVPVMFEVISATGVVGLSTGITPDLPPWAHVLLTVLMLAGRIGPVTFATALALRERTRRYDFPVARPIIG; encoded by the coding sequence ATGCAACGACGACGACCCGCTTCAGGCGGTCTGCTCTCAAGGGGCGACAGGCGCCTGCGCCGCGTCTTCCGGGAGGGCGCCTCCCGAGGCCCGTGGCGCAGCCCCGCGACGCTGTTCCTGCTGCTGTTCGCCACGGTGGACTTCATCGGCGCCACCCTGCTGACCCTGCCGGCGGCGCACGCCGAAGGGCACGGCCTCGGCTTCGTCGAGGCCCTGTTCACCTCCACCTCCGCGCTCAGCGTGTGCGGGCTGGCCGTGATCGACCTGGGCGCCGACCTCTCCCTGTTCGGCCAGACCGTGGTGATGGCGCTGATCCAGGTCGGCGGCATCGGCATCATGTCGCTGGCCTCGCTGCTCGGCGTGGCGGTGCTGCACCGGTTCGGCCTGCGGATGCGGCTCACCCTGCAGGAGGAGACCCGCATCATGCAGGTGGGCGACGTGCGCGGCCTGGTCCGCCGGATCATCCTGGTCAGCCTGGGCTGCGAGGCCGCCGTCGCCGCCCTGCTCGCCCCGCGGCTCTGGCTGGTGCACGGCGAGGACCTCCCGGACGCCCTGTACCTTGCGGTGTTCCATGCGGTCTCGGCGTTCAACAACGCCGGGCTGGCGCTCTACCCGGACAGCCTGGTCCGGTTCGCCGCCGACCCGGTGATGCTGCCCGCGCTGGCGGTCGCCTCGATCATCGGCGGCCTGGGCTTCCCCGTGCTGCTGGAGCTCCGCCGGCACCTGCACCGCCACCGCCGGTGGAGCCTGCACGCCAAGCTGACCATCGTCACCACCTCGCTGCTCTACCTCGGCGGGGCGGCCGCGGTGACCGGCCTGGAGTGGACCAACCCCGGGACTCTGGGCGGGATGCCCTGGTGGCAGCGGATCCTGGACGGCTCCTTCCACGGCGTGATGCCGCGCAGCGGCGGGTTCAACGTGGTCGACGTGGGCGCGATGAACGACGCGACGCTGCTCGTCACCATGATGCTGATGTTCGTCGGCGGCGGTAGCGCCGGGACCGCCGGCGGCATCAAGGTGGTCACCCTGGCCGTCGTCTTCCTCGTCGTGTGGTCCGAGATCCGCGGCCGACCCAACGTGCACGTGTTCGGCCGCAAACTCGCCCCGGAAGTGATCCGCCAATCGCTGAGCCTGCTCTTCCTCTCCATGACCGTGGTGGTGCTCTCCACCGTGCTCCTGCTCAGCACCACCCCCTTCGACCTGGTCCCGGTCATGTTCGAGGTGATCTCGGCCACCGGCGTGGTCGGGCTGTCCACCGGGATCACCCCCGACCTCCCGCCCTGGGCGCACGTCCTGCTGACCGTGCTGATGCTGGCCGGCCGGATCGGCCCGGTCACCTTCGCCACCGCCCTGGCGCTGCGGGAGCGGACCCGGCGCTACGACTTCCCGGTCGCGCGCCCCATCATCGGCTAA
- the nhaA gene encoding Na+/H+ antiporter NhaA, with translation MTIERRGLRGLADWLREDVVAGFLLIAGAVVALVWANSPAGGAYEALRGFTFGPAGLHLELSVQAWASDALLAVFFFVVGNELKQEFVHGELRNPRRAVLPIVAALSGMVVPAAIYALVNLDRPEALHGWGIPMATDIAFAVAILAVIGRYLPPALRTFLLTLAIVDDLGAIVVIAVFYTDHVSFAPLLGALALLAVFGYLQRGRGLAARLNASALPNWAVYLPLAALAWALLHASGVHATIAGVAMGLLMRTVPLDGEAQSPSHAVEHIIRPWSNAVVLPVFALMSAGVVFTGFDTILSDSAAVGVILGLVCGKLLGIFGGSWITTKLTSAELSPSLRWIDIAGMALLAGIGFTVSLLITELSFADPQMVEDAKSGVIIASLLATALSAVVLGVRSAHYRRHGLPVREPEAGAGS, from the coding sequence ATGACCATCGAACGCCGCGGCCTGAGAGGCTTGGCGGACTGGCTCCGCGAGGACGTCGTCGCGGGCTTCCTGCTGATCGCCGGGGCCGTGGTCGCACTGGTGTGGGCCAACTCCCCCGCCGGCGGCGCCTACGAGGCGCTGCGCGGGTTCACCTTCGGCCCGGCCGGCCTGCACCTGGAGCTGTCCGTGCAGGCCTGGGCCTCCGACGCGCTGCTGGCGGTGTTCTTCTTCGTCGTCGGCAACGAGCTCAAGCAGGAGTTCGTCCACGGCGAGCTGCGCAACCCCCGGCGCGCGGTGCTGCCGATCGTCGCCGCGCTGTCGGGCATGGTGGTACCCGCCGCCATCTACGCCCTGGTGAACCTGGACCGCCCGGAGGCCCTGCACGGCTGGGGCATCCCGATGGCCACCGACATCGCCTTCGCCGTCGCCATCCTCGCGGTGATCGGCCGCTACCTCCCGCCTGCGCTGCGCACCTTCCTGCTCACCCTGGCCATCGTGGACGACCTGGGCGCGATCGTGGTCATCGCGGTCTTCTACACCGATCACGTGTCGTTCGCGCCACTGCTCGGCGCGCTCGCGCTGCTCGCCGTCTTCGGCTACCTGCAGCGCGGCCGGGGGCTCGCCGCCCGGCTGAACGCCTCCGCGCTGCCCAACTGGGCGGTCTACCTCCCGCTGGCCGCGCTGGCCTGGGCCCTGCTGCACGCCAGCGGGGTGCACGCCACCATCGCCGGCGTCGCGATGGGCCTGCTGATGCGGACCGTCCCCCTGGACGGCGAGGCGCAGAGCCCCTCCCACGCGGTGGAGCACATCATCCGCCCGTGGAGCAACGCCGTGGTGCTGCCGGTCTTCGCGCTGATGTCGGCCGGCGTGGTGTTCACCGGTTTCGACACCATCCTCTCCGACAGCGCGGCGGTCGGCGTCATCCTCGGCCTGGTCTGCGGCAAGCTGCTCGGCATCTTCGGCGGCTCGTGGATCACCACCAAGCTGACCTCCGCGGAGCTGAGCCCCTCGCTGCGCTGGATCGACATCGCCGGGATGGCGCTGCTGGCCGGGATCGGCTTCACCGTCTCGCTGCTGATCACCGAGCTCTCCTTCGCCGACCCGCAGATGGTCGAGGACGCCAAGTCCGGGGTGATCATCGCCTCGCTGCTGGCCACCGCGCTCTCCGCGGTCGTGCTCGGGGTGCGCAGCGCGCACTACCGCAGGCACGGCCTGCCCGTCCGCGAGCCCGAGGCCGGCGCCGGCAGCTGA
- a CDS encoding DUF397 domain-containing protein — translation MSAYNGIAASELHNVAWQKSQRSNSRGSCVEMAKLPDGSIAMRNSRFPTGPALVYTQAEIDALILGAKDGDFDNLLS, via the coding sequence ATGAGCGCTTACAACGGCATCGCCGCGTCCGAGCTGCACAACGTCGCCTGGCAGAAGAGCCAGCGGAGCAATTCTCGTGGTTCGTGCGTGGAGATGGCCAAGCTCCCCGACGGCTCGATCGCGATGCGCAACTCCCGTTTCCCCACCGGTCCGGCCCTGGTCTACACCCAGGCCGAGATCGACGCCCTGATCCTGGGCGCCAAGGACGGCGACTTCGACAACCTGCTCAGCTGA
- a CDS encoding potassium channel family protein, producing the protein MPRSKTDDKRVLVIGLGRFGSSLALELVAHDWEVLGMDSSPRLVQTYADSLTHTVVADATDEEALRQVDAQDFNRAVVAIGTHLEESILATSLLVDMGVPHIWAKAISRRHGRILQQVGAHHVVLPEHDMGERVAHLLSGRMLDYVEIEEGFALGKTRAPNALIGRRLGDTRVRARYGITVVSIKRHGEEFTYATEDTVPQKGDVIVVAGRTSHVERFAEVT; encoded by the coding sequence GTGCCCCGCAGCAAGACCGACGACAAACGGGTCCTGGTCATCGGCCTGGGCCGGTTCGGCAGCTCGCTCGCCCTGGAACTGGTCGCGCACGACTGGGAGGTGCTCGGCATGGACTCCAGCCCGCGGCTGGTCCAGACCTACGCCGACTCGCTCACCCACACCGTCGTCGCCGACGCCACCGACGAGGAGGCCCTGCGCCAGGTCGACGCGCAGGACTTCAACCGGGCGGTGGTCGCCATCGGCACCCACCTGGAGGAGAGCATCCTGGCCACCTCGCTCCTGGTGGACATGGGCGTCCCGCACATCTGGGCGAAGGCGATCAGCCGCCGGCACGGGCGCATCCTGCAGCAGGTCGGCGCGCACCACGTGGTCCTCCCCGAGCACGACATGGGCGAGCGGGTGGCGCACCTGCTGTCCGGGCGGATGCTGGACTACGTGGAGATCGAGGAGGGGTTCGCGCTGGGCAAGACCCGGGCGCCCAACGCGCTCATCGGCAGGCGCCTGGGCGACACCCGGGTGCGGGCCCGGTACGGCATCACCGTGGTCAGCATCAAGCGGCACGGCGAGGAGTTCACCTACGCCACCGAGGACACCGTGCCGCAGAAGGGCGACGTGATCGTGGTCGCCGGCCGGACCTCGCACGTGGAGCGGTTCGCCGAGGTCACCTGA
- a CDS encoding cation diffusion facilitator family transporter, producing MGVGHGHGHGHPPATAGAAYRGRLAVVLGLMLVVAVVQVSGAVFSGSLALLADAGHTVTDSAGVMLALFAVWIAGRPPNPRRTFGLQRAEVLAAAANALLLFLLCAFIAYEAIERLTEPRHVAGPWVVAVAAFGLAANIVALFILRAGQQESINVRGAYLEVLGDALASVGVIVGGAVIWLTGWSQVDTAVSLIILAIIVPRAWGLLREAVHVLLEATPRGVDLDEVRTHILREPGVIDVHDLHAWTITSGVPVLSAHVVVEEGHLAHSGRMLDRLHACLDGHFDVEHSTLQLEPAGHAEHEGARHH from the coding sequence ATGGGAGTTGGGCATGGCCACGGCCACGGCCACCCGCCCGCCACTGCGGGTGCCGCCTACCGCGGCCGGCTGGCCGTCGTCCTCGGCCTGATGCTGGTCGTGGCGGTCGTCCAGGTCTCCGGCGCCGTGTTCTCCGGCAGCCTGGCCCTGCTCGCCGACGCCGGGCACACCGTCACCGACTCCGCCGGCGTGATGCTCGCCCTGTTCGCGGTCTGGATCGCCGGGCGGCCGCCGAACCCCAGGCGCACCTTCGGCCTGCAGCGCGCCGAGGTGCTGGCCGCCGCGGCCAACGCGCTCCTGCTCTTCCTGCTCTGCGCGTTCATCGCCTACGAGGCGATCGAGCGGCTCACCGAGCCGCGGCACGTCGCCGGCCCCTGGGTGGTCGCCGTCGCCGCCTTCGGTCTGGCCGCCAACATCGTCGCGCTGTTCATCCTCCGCGCCGGCCAGCAGGAGAGCATCAACGTGCGCGGCGCCTACCTGGAGGTCCTCGGCGACGCGCTGGCCTCGGTCGGGGTGATCGTCGGCGGCGCCGTCATCTGGCTCACCGGCTGGTCCCAGGTGGACACCGCGGTCTCGCTGATCATCCTGGCGATCATCGTCCCGCGCGCCTGGGGCCTGCTCCGCGAAGCGGTGCACGTCCTGCTGGAGGCCACCCCGCGCGGGGTGGACCTGGACGAGGTGCGCACGCACATCCTGCGCGAGCCCGGCGTCATCGACGTGCACGACCTGCACGCCTGGACCATCACCTCGGGCGTGCCGGTGCTCTCCGCGCACGTCGTCGTCGAGGAGGGGCACCTGGCGCACAGCGGACGGATGCTGGACCGGCTGCACGCCTGCCTGGACGGCCACTTCGACGTGGAGCACTCCACCCTCCAGCTGGAGCCGGCCGGCCACGCCGAACACGAGGGCGCCCGGCACCACTAG
- a CDS encoding helix-turn-helix domain-containing protein, whose product MSGIARIKKGAGPTVRRMLLGSELRKYREKAGISRGAAGHHIRGSESKISRMELGRVGFKSRDVEDLLLLYKVEDKELIRTLAQMARDTNRPGWWQQYGEALPNWFQVYVGLEEAASRIRVYEAQFIHGLLQTEEYARAVINGGVGLPDQATEDRVQVRMRRQARLDEPDVKLWAILDEAAVRRPVGRADLMRRQMEHLVELCDHPNITLQIVPFSAGAHAAEAGSFTILRYPDFELSDIIYLEHLTGSLCLDKRQEVDAYTMAMEKLSVIARPPGETKTLLKEMVDEF is encoded by the coding sequence ATGAGCGGCATCGCTCGTATCAAGAAGGGCGCCGGGCCCACCGTCCGCAGGATGCTGCTCGGTTCGGAGCTGCGCAAGTACCGCGAGAAGGCGGGCATCTCCCGGGGTGCGGCGGGCCATCACATCCGCGGCTCGGAGTCCAAGATCAGCCGGATGGAACTGGGCCGGGTCGGCTTCAAGTCCCGTGACGTCGAGGACCTGCTCCTGCTCTACAAGGTGGAGGACAAGGAGCTCATCCGGACGCTGGCGCAGATGGCCCGGGACACCAACAGGCCCGGCTGGTGGCAGCAGTACGGCGAGGCGCTGCCCAACTGGTTCCAGGTCTACGTCGGCCTGGAGGAGGCGGCCAGCCGGATCCGGGTCTATGAGGCGCAGTTCATCCACGGGCTGCTGCAGACCGAGGAGTACGCCAGAGCGGTGATCAACGGCGGCGTCGGCCTGCCCGACCAGGCCACCGAGGACCGCGTCCAGGTCCGGATGCGCCGCCAGGCCCGGCTCGACGAGCCGGACGTGAAGCTCTGGGCGATCCTCGACGAGGCCGCCGTCCGGCGCCCGGTGGGCCGGGCCGACCTGATGCGCCGGCAGATGGAGCACCTGGTCGAGCTCTGCGACCACCCCAACATCACCCTGCAGATCGTCCCGTTCAGCGCCGGTGCGCACGCGGCCGAGGCCGGGTCCTTCACCATCCTGCGCTACCCGGACTTCGAGCTGTCCGACATCATCTACCTGGAGCACCTCACCGGCTCGCTCTGCCTGGACAAGCGCCAGGAGGTCGACGCCTACACCATGGCGATGGAGAAGCTGAGCGTCATCGCCCGTCCTCCGGGAGAGACCAAGACCCTCCTCAAGGAGATGGTCGACGAGTTCTGA
- a CDS encoding ATP-binding protein: MSRIEDVLFELPAGPGAPAEARRLGSGLLADWGLSEAAGGVELVLSELVTNALRHGLPSGAAVNVLSYGYGNVIRVRLLRRDGEVVCAVHDPGERVPAPREPDLMLETGRGLHLVDCFSRSWGVVLTPPCGKYVWALFG, encoded by the coding sequence GTGAGTCGGATCGAGGACGTGCTCTTCGAGCTGCCCGCCGGCCCGGGCGCCCCCGCGGAGGCCCGCCGGCTCGGCTCGGGCCTCCTCGCCGACTGGGGCCTGTCCGAGGCGGCCGGAGGCGTCGAGCTGGTCCTCTCCGAGCTGGTCACCAATGCGCTGCGGCACGGGCTGCCCTCCGGGGCCGCGGTGAACGTGCTCTCCTACGGATATGGGAACGTTATCCGGGTTCGCCTGCTTCGCCGCGATGGTGAGGTCGTCTGCGCCGTGCACGACCCCGGCGAACGGGTCCCGGCCCCCCGCGAGCCCGACCTCATGCTGGAGACCGGCCGCGGCCTGCACCTCGTGGACTGCTTTTCGCGCAGCTGGGGGGTGGTCCTCACGCCTCCGTGCGGCAAGTACGTCTGGGCCCTGTTCGGTTGA